One window of the Anomaloglossus baeobatrachus isolate aAnoBae1 chromosome 12, aAnoBae1.hap1, whole genome shotgun sequence genome contains the following:
- the CTSS gene encoding cathepsin S, which produces MKCLTCVLLAAFVAASVDASIDPALDNHWKLWKFTYNKEYNHGLEDLSRRMIWEKNLKFVTLHNLEHELGVHSYTVGMNHLADMTSEEVEAQLTGLIVPPRDARKNYLSSKWNITSTSALPDSVDWRAKGCVTEVKNQGSCGSCWAFSAVGALEGQLKLKTGKLISLSPQNLVDCSSKYGNKGCDGGFMTGAFQYVIDNNGIDSDASYPYHATAGNCNYNPSTKAASCVKYTEVDPGTEDNLKQAVANVGPVSVAIDARHASFYLYKSGVYDDPTCTQDVNHGVLAVGYGNLNGKDYWLIKNSWGANYGDKGYVFIARNRGNMCGIASYPSYPQM; this is translated from the exons ATGAAGTGCCTGACCTGTGTCTTGCTGGCAGCCTTCGTGGCTGCGTCTGTGGATGCCTCCATTGACCCGGCGCTGGATAACCACTGGAAATTATGGAAATTTACATATAACAAGGAATATAATCATGGG CTGGAAGACCTCTCTCGGCGAATGATATGGGAGAAGAATTTAAAGTTTGTGACACTACATAACCTGGAACATGAGCTGGGGGTTCACTCATATACTGTGGGCATGAACCACCTGGCAGATATG ACCAGTGAAGAGGTGGAGGCCCAGCTCACTGGTTTAATAGTACCGCCTCGTGATGCCAGGAAGAACTATCTGAGTAGCAAGTGGAATATTACCAGCACCTCTGCTCTGCCGGACTCTGTGGATTGGAGAGCCAAAGGATGTGTCACAGAGGTCAAAAACCAG GGTTCCTGCGGATCCTGCTGGGCATTCAGTGCCGTCGGTGCCTTAGAGGGACAACTGAAGTTGAAGACTGGAAAACTGATTTCCCTAAGTCCTCAGAATCTCGTAGATTGCTCCTCTAAGTACGGAAATAAGGGATGTGACGGGGGTTTTATGACCGGAGCCTTTCAATATGTCATAGACAACAATGGTATAGATTCCGACGCTTCGTACCCTTATCATGCCACG GCTGGAAACTGCAATTATAACCCGTCTACCAAAGCAGCCTCATGTGTTAAGTACACGGAGGTGGATCCAGGAACTGAAGACAATCTGAAGCAAGCGGTAGCCAATGTTGGTCCTGTATCTGTGGCAATCGATGCCAGGCACGCGTCATTCTATCTCTATAAGAGTG GTGTCTATGACGATCCAACTTGCACTCAAGATGTCAACCATGGAGTCCTCGCTGTGGGGTATGGAAACCTTAATGGGAAAGACTATTGGCTTATCAAAAACAG CTGGGGAGCGAACTACGGAGATAAAGGCTATGTGTTTATAGCAAGGAACCGGGGGAACATGTGCGGCATTGCGAGCTATCCTTCTTATCCCCAAATGTGA